The following coding sequences lie in one Porphyromonas asaccharolytica DSM 20707 genomic window:
- a CDS encoding DUF3127 domain-containing protein produces the protein MDSNNNRPNPLIARGTVIRILPVQEGVSKSGNAWRKGAFVIETDAQYPRTICFNIWNNRIDEFSLTEGDFVEVRFDVESREYMERWYTDVTAYNVSKVDQTAAAAAPEADPFADKTPYVGGNAAPAPSTGFASQAPEAGTQNQFGGSFDPAAGDNADDLPF, from the coding sequence ATGGACAGCAACAATAACCGCCCCAACCCACTCATCGCCAGAGGCACCGTCATACGCATTCTCCCAGTACAGGAGGGTGTCAGCAAGTCGGGCAACGCTTGGCGCAAGGGGGCTTTTGTCATTGAGACTGACGCACAGTACCCACGCACCATCTGCTTCAACATTTGGAATAATCGTATCGATGAGTTTTCACTCACAGAGGGTGACTTCGTCGAGGTACGCTTTGACGTAGAGAGCCGTGAGTATATGGAGCGCTGGTACACAGATGTGACAGCATACAATGTGTCCAAGGTAGACCAGACTGCGGCTGCTGCTGCACCTGAGGCTGATCCCTTTGCGGACAAAACTCCTTACGTAGGGGGCAATGCAGCTCCAGCTCCTAGCACGGGCTTCGCTTCGCAAGCTCCTGAGGCAGGAACGCAAAATCAGTTTGGCGGATCTTTTGACCCAGCCGCTGGTGACAACGCTGACGACCTACCTTTCTAA
- a CDS encoding 23S rRNA (pseudouridine(1915)-N(3))-methyltransferase RlmH — protein sequence MRTTLLVVGETSSPELHRLIEEYRQRIGGYIPFDIEVLPDPKRRKQQASIANQQQATCEAIASVIAPSDLVVLLDERGKEYTSRQWAEQLQRYMNSGAKRLLLVVGGPYGFTPEFKQHYGQQAWSLSRLTLTHEMVRLFAVEQIYRACTILRGEPYHHD from the coding sequence ATGCGTACGACACTCCTCGTAGTGGGTGAGACCTCTTCGCCAGAGCTACACCGACTCATCGAGGAGTATCGGCAGCGCATCGGCGGATATATACCTTTCGACATTGAGGTCTTGCCCGACCCTAAGCGGCGCAAGCAGCAAGCCTCCATAGCTAATCAGCAGCAAGCGACCTGCGAGGCTATCGCCTCGGTGATCGCCCCGAGTGATCTGGTGGTCCTGCTGGATGAGCGTGGCAAGGAGTACACGAGTCGTCAGTGGGCGGAGCAGCTCCAGCGCTACATGAATAGCGGTGCTAAGCGACTCCTCCTAGTGGTGGGTGGTCCCTACGGCTTTACGCCTGAGTTTAAGCAGCACTACGGACAGCAAGCCTGGTCACTCAGTCGCTTGACCCTGACGCACGAGATGGTGCGTCTCTTTGCGGTCGAGCAGATCTACCGAGCCTGCACGATACTGCGGGGAGAGCCTTACCATCACGACTAA
- a CDS encoding PAS domain-containing protein, with the protein MIPFFEEADVAVTICDREGRIIEMNEQSRQVNLKPGQSLIGKNVLDCHPEPARSLLADMMAHQTKHVYTITKGDKKKLIYQIPWYENGEYAGFIELSMIIPHEMAHYVRQVPPEKKA; encoded by the coding sequence ATGATACCATTCTTTGAAGAGGCAGACGTAGCGGTCACGATCTGTGACCGTGAGGGTCGCATTATAGAGATGAACGAGCAGTCACGTCAGGTCAATCTCAAGCCAGGTCAGAGTTTGATCGGCAAGAATGTCCTCGACTGCCACCCAGAGCCAGCACGCTCACTACTAGCCGATATGATGGCACATCAGACGAAGCATGTCTACACCATCACAAAGGGCGACAAGAAGAAGCTCATCTACCAGATCCCATGGTACGAAAATGGGGAGTATGCGGGCTTTATAGAGCTCTCGATGATCATTCCCCACGAGATGGCACACTACGTACGTCAAGTGCCTCCCGAGAAGAAGGCTTAG
- the trpS gene encoding tryptophan--tRNA ligase, whose product MERVVSGIRPTGHLHIGNYYGAMRSFLEMQEQYDCYFFIADWHSLTTHPHPGDIVQDTDTILAEYLACGLDPSKVVLYRQSDVPEVLELYLYLNMNAYLGELQRTTTFKEKARKQPDNVNAGLLTYPTLMAADILLQRAVKVPVGKDQEQNMEMARRFARRFNTIYGVEYFTEPASWTAMSKPIKVPGLDGSGKMGKSEGNAIYLYEDDKSITKKVMRAVTDAGPTEPDSKPSEPVENLFTIMDLVSAPETVAHFRQCYADCSIRYGDLKKQLAADLLTAIAPIRERILELSSDKEQLHRVATEGAMKARESARKTIEEVREIIGFAPTLR is encoded by the coding sequence ATGGAACGAGTCGTCAGTGGTATCCGGCCTACCGGTCATCTACATATAGGCAACTACTACGGAGCTATGCGTAGCTTCCTAGAGATGCAGGAGCAGTATGATTGCTACTTCTTTATCGCAGACTGGCACTCGCTGACCACGCACCCTCACCCTGGGGACATCGTGCAGGATACAGACACGATCCTCGCTGAGTACCTCGCGTGTGGGCTCGACCCGAGCAAAGTGGTCCTCTACCGTCAGAGCGATGTGCCTGAGGTTCTGGAGCTATACCTTTACCTGAATATGAATGCCTATCTGGGTGAGCTACAGCGCACCACCACCTTTAAGGAGAAAGCGCGCAAGCAACCAGACAACGTCAATGCTGGTCTGCTCACCTACCCGACGCTGATGGCGGCTGACATCTTACTGCAGCGCGCTGTCAAGGTGCCCGTAGGCAAGGATCAAGAGCAAAACATGGAGATGGCGCGCCGCTTCGCCCGACGCTTTAACACGATCTACGGCGTGGAGTACTTCACAGAGCCAGCCTCGTGGACCGCTATGTCTAAGCCGATCAAGGTGCCTGGGCTCGATGGCTCTGGCAAGATGGGCAAGAGTGAGGGCAATGCAATCTACCTCTACGAGGATGACAAGTCTATCACTAAGAAGGTGATGCGCGCTGTCACGGACGCCGGCCCTACGGAGCCAGACAGCAAGCCCTCGGAGCCTGTGGAGAACCTTTTCACCATTATGGATCTGGTCTCCGCGCCTGAGACGGTGGCACACTTTCGCCAGTGCTATGCGGACTGCTCGATACGCTACGGCGATCTGAAGAAGCAGCTAGCAGCTGACTTGCTCACGGCGATCGCTCCAATCCGAGAGCGTATCCTAGAGCTTTCTAGCGACAAGGAGCAGCTACACCGAGTGGCTACTGAGGGAGCTATGAAGGCGCGCGAGAGCGCTCGCAAGACGATCGAGGAGGTCAGAGAGATCATAGGCTTTGCTCCGACACTCCGATAA